The Candidatus Omnitrophota bacterium genomic sequence ACCAGGACGGCACGCTGTATACTTTAGTCTATGCAAAGCCCGTAGCCATACACATTGACCCTATTGAAAAAAAGCCTCTTTTTCATTTCCTGCCCGCAACAGGCGCGTTCTCTATTGCTACTGCCGGCTGTAATTTAAAGTGCAAGTTTTGCCAGAATTGGGAGATTTCCCAGCGAAAACCCGAAGAATTAGAGTATGTTTATCTTGAGCCGCAGGATTTAATAAGGCAGGTTTTGGAATCAGGTTCGCCTACCATTGCCTATACTTATTCTGAACCCACTATATTCTATGAATATATGCTGGAGACCGCCAAGATAGCCAGAGAACACGGCATAAAGAATATTATGCATTCCTGCGGTTATATAAATGAGGCCCCTTTACGGCAATTAGCCAAATACCTGGATGCCGCTAACATAGATTTAAAGGCCTTTAACGATGATTTTTACGCTAAGATGTCCGAGGCCGCTTTAGGGCCGGTATTAGAGAGCCTGAAGATATTAAGGCAGGAGGGCGTGCATGTAGAGATAACCAGTTTAATCCTTTCCGGCTACAATGACGACGAGGGCTCTATTACAAAGATGTGCCTTTGGATAAAAGAAAATTTAGGCAGCGATACGCCCTTACATTTTTCCCGCGCCTTCCCGATGTATAAGCTTTTAAGCCTTAACCCCACGCCGGTAGAAACCCTGGAAAAAGCCAGGCGCATTGCCTTAGATTGCGGCTTAAAATATGTCTACATAGGCAACGTAGCCGGCCACCCGGCAGAAAATACCTATTGCCCCAGGTGCAAGAAGACAGTAATAAAGCGGGCTGGCTACATCATAGCCGAGAATAACTTAAAAAATGGGAAATGTAAATTCTGTGGAGAAAAAATTGCGGGTGTCTGGCAGTAGAGCCACAAGTTGCAAGGCAAGATTCCTAAAAATCATCTTGTTTCTTCTTTTTACTTACAGCTTACAGCTTACAGCTTACAGCTTATATGCTGATGATATCCAGGAACCCAATGCCGCAGGCACTTTCTACCCGGACGACCCGCAGCAGTTATCCCAAATGATTGACGAATTTTTGAATCAGGCAAACCCAGAGGCAGTGCAGGGCGATATATTCGCTTTGATTTCCCCGCATGCGGGTTATGGTTTTTCAGGGGGAGTAGCTGCCTTTGGCTATAAGCTGATCAAAGATAAGCCATATAAGACGGTGATTATTATCGGACCCAGCCACCAGTATGGTTTTCAAGGCGTATCCGTGTATCCAAAAGGAATATTCCGCAGCCCCTTAGGAGATTTAGAGATAGATACGGAATTTACCAAGAATTTGCTTTATCAGGAGAATAATATCTTTTTTGAGCCGGCAGCTTTTGAAAAAGAACACTCAATAGAAGTACAGCTGCCCTTTTTGCAAAAAGTTCTTTCTAATTTCAAAATCGTGCCCATTGTGATGGGGGATTGCAGTTTTTCTACCTGCCAAAAATTAGCAGGTTTACTGAAAGAGGCGATAGGCAGTCGCAGGGATGTTTTGGTAGTTGCTTCCACGGATATGTATCACGGTTATGATTATGCAGAGGCAGGGGTAGTTGACAATTTGACCCTTAGTTATCTTGAGGATATGGATGCCCGGGGTTTATATGATGGATTAAGAGAAGGCAAACTACAGCTTTGCGGAGGGTTTGGGGTTGTCTCTACCTTAATTTTAGCCAAAGAATTAGGCCACAATAAATTGAAAGTATTAAAATATACGGATTCCAGCATAGTAACAGGAAAGAAGGCCAAGGGGGCCTGGACCGTAGGTTATGCCAGTTGTGTTATCGATCAGGAAAAGGGGGAGTTAAATATGTTAAATAAAGAGCAGAGAAAAAAGCTATTGGGTATTGCGCGTAAATCCATAGAGGCGTATTTAAAAGGCGGAAAAAAACTGCAACTTAATGAAACAGATCCCGTATTGTTAAAAGAGATAGGCGCCTTTGTGACCTTGCATGAACGCGCTCAATTACGCGGCTGTATCGGAAATATAATAGGGCGGGGCCCCCTGTATCTTACCATTAGGGATATGGCTGTTGAGGCAGCGACAGGAGATCCGCGTTTTCAGCCTATGAAACCTGATGAACTCAAGGATGTTGAAATAGAGATATCCGTGCTTTCTCCTTTAAAAAGAATAACCTCCATAGATGAAATTCAATTAGGTACCCATGGTGTTTTGATCAGGAGGGATTTTGCCAGCGGCATATTCCTGCCTCAGGTAGCCACGGAGACCGGCTGGCCCAAAGAAGAATTCCTCTCTAATCTCTGCAGCCATAAAGCAGGATTGGAGCCGGATGCCTGGAAGGATAAGGCCACGGAAATTTATATTTTTAGCGCCGAAGTATTTTCTGAAAAAGATTTTTAGCACCAGGTGCGAATTCAATCGGGCACCAGGTGCGAATTTGAGATTGTACCTGTCCCTTTTAATTAAAGATAATCAGGGGACAGGTACAAGATTAGATTCAGAAACGGTACAAGATTAACTTTGCACCCGGTACAAGATTAGATTGGCACCCGGTGCGAAATAGGCATTACTAAAATTATGTTTAAAATAATGCTTTCTTTATTCCTTACTGGCCTAATATTCGGCTCTGGCCCGTGCTTAGCCAGTTGCGGGCCATTTCTCATCAGCTATATTGCCGGAACAAAAAAGAATGTCCCCGGCAGTATGATAACTTATCTTCTATTTTCTTTCTCCAGGATATGCGCATACCTGGTTTTAAGCCTGATGATCTTCTTTTTGAGCAGGTTTATGATAGAAAGATTATTGGGCAGCCTTTCTAAATACCTCTTCATATCGGGGGGAGTAATTATGGCGGTAATGGGTGTATTTCTGGCTTTAGGCAAAAAAATAGAATTACCTTTTTGGCGGCCTTTATATAAGAATATGCTGGAACACGATAAAAAGAATATCGTCATTCTGGGTTTAATCATCGGCCTGCTGCCTTGCGCTCCGCTTCTGGCCATATTCTCTTATATAGGCTTGATTTCGCACCTTTGGTCTTCAAACCTTCTTTATACCTTATCCTTTGGCGCGGGTACATTTCTTTCGCCCCTGATATTATTAGTTATCCTTGCCGGTTTGATCCCGCGTTTCCTGGCGAATATAAAGGCATCCTATTCTTCTATATTTAATTTTATCTGCGGCCTGGTTATTGTGTTTTTGGGCCTGAATTTAATTATCAGGGCACTTTAAATGCATCGGCTATACTCTCCTGCGCAAAATATTTCATCTGTTCAAATAATAGTTGATAACAAAGAACAGGTCCATCATGCCAGGGATGTTTTAAGGCTTAAAATCAAAGAAAAAGTAATTATCTTTGATGATAAGGGAATTGAATATTGCTGTATTTTAGAGAAAATATTGCCCCAGAGTTTAGTTTTCGCTATATGGGAGAAAACCGCGCCCGGTTTAAAAGAGATGGAGAAAATAAGAATTACAGTGGCCTGCGCCATACCTAAAGCATCCCATATGGATGGGGTCATCGATAAGCTGACCCAGCTGGGAGTGGAGAGGATTATCCCTATGGAGACCGAGCGCGTGATTATAAAACTGGATAAGCGTAAAAAAATATTGCGGCTCAAACGCTGGGAAAAGATCGCCCTTAATGCTAGCCTGCAGAGCCATAGGAACGGTTTTCCTGTGATAGGACCGGTAAAAGGCATAAGGGAAGTTTTATCCGATGCGCAGGGTTTTGACTTGAAATTGATACCCGCTCTTATAGGAGAACGGGAATCATTAAGAGAAACTATCATTAAATCTAACCCTAAAAATATATTGGTGCTCATCGGGCCTGAAGGAGATTTTACGCAAGAGGAGCTTGATTTTGCTAAAAGCAGAGGCTGTTTACCCGTGTCATTAGGGGATTTGGTATTACGCGTGGAGACTGCTGCGGTAGCGGCAGTAAGTTTTATCAGATTATATGCCGACAGTTAGGTTCTTTACTTTAGGTTGTAAGGTAAATCAATATGATACCCAGAGCATCAGGGAGAGTTTCCGTAAATCCGGCTTTAAAGAAATAGAAGATGGCCGCAGGGCCGATATCTACGTAATCAATACCTGCACGGTAACCTCCCGCGCTGACCGTAAATCCCGCCAGCTTATTCATTATAGCCATCGCCTAAACCCCGCAGCCAGAATCATAGTTACCGGTTGTTATGCCGAATTAGATAGCTCAAAAATCAATAAGATTCCCGGCGTAACCCATATTGTTAAAAATAAAGACAAAGATAGGATTCCTGAATTATTAGGCGGGCATAACAAACCTCACGGGCCTAACGGCGCGGGCATTACTAGTTTTAAAAATCATACCCGTGCCTTCTTAAAGATTCAGGATGGCTGCGATAATTTCTGTTCCTACTGTAAGGTCCCTTTGGTAAGAGGTATTTTAAAGAGCAAGCCTTTGGATGAAATTGCCCGGGAGGCTAAGGGGCTTATTAAAAATGGCTTCAAAGAGATAGTCCTGTGCGGTATCTGCCTGGGCGCATTTGGCAGGGATTTCAAAAAACG encodes the following:
- a CDS encoding sulfite exporter TauE/SafE family protein, giving the protein MFKIMLSLFLTGLIFGSGPCLASCGPFLISYIAGTKKNVPGSMITYLLFSFSRICAYLVLSLMIFFLSRFMIERLLGSLSKYLFISGGVIMAVMGVFLALGKKIELPFWRPLYKNMLEHDKKNIVILGLIIGLLPCAPLLAIFSYIGLISHLWSSNLLYTLSFGAGTFLSPLILLVILAGLIPRFLANIKASYSSIFNFICGLVIVFLGLNLIIRAL
- a CDS encoding RsmE family RNA methyltransferase — encoded protein: MHRLYSPAQNISSVQIIVDNKEQVHHARDVLRLKIKEKVIIFDDKGIEYCCILEKILPQSLVFAIWEKTAPGLKEMEKIRITVACAIPKASHMDGVIDKLTQLGVERIIPMETERVIIKLDKRKKILRLKRWEKIALNASLQSHRNGFPVIGPVKGIREVLSDAQGFDLKLIPALIGERESLRETIIKSNPKNILVLIGPEGDFTQEELDFAKSRGCLPVSLGDLVLRVETAAVAAVSFIRLYADS
- the amrS gene encoding AmmeMemoRadiSam system radical SAM enzyme, which codes for MKSPNKLFAGLFFLSVLIIASLYLPSIVDIHSQDKLKEALFYEKLENKTVQCQLCPRRCTIPDGRRGFCGVRENQDGTLYTLVYAKPVAIHIDPIEKKPLFHFLPATGAFSIATAGCNLKCKFCQNWEISQRKPEELEYVYLEPQDLIRQVLESGSPTIAYTYSEPTIFYEYMLETAKIAREHGIKNIMHSCGYINEAPLRQLAKYLDAANIDLKAFNDDFYAKMSEAALGPVLESLKILRQEGVHVEITSLILSGYNDDEGSITKMCLWIKENLGSDTPLHFSRAFPMYKLLSLNPTPVETLEKARRIALDCGLKYVYIGNVAGHPAENTYCPRCKKTVIKRAGYIIAENNLKNGKCKFCGEKIAGVWQ
- the amrB gene encoding AmmeMemoRadiSam system protein B; the protein is MEKKLRVSGSRATSCKARFLKIILFLLFTYSLQLTAYSLYADDIQEPNAAGTFYPDDPQQLSQMIDEFLNQANPEAVQGDIFALISPHAGYGFSGGVAAFGYKLIKDKPYKTVIIIGPSHQYGFQGVSVYPKGIFRSPLGDLEIDTEFTKNLLYQENNIFFEPAAFEKEHSIEVQLPFLQKVLSNFKIVPIVMGDCSFSTCQKLAGLLKEAIGSRRDVLVVASTDMYHGYDYAEAGVVDNLTLSYLEDMDARGLYDGLREGKLQLCGGFGVVSTLILAKELGHNKLKVLKYTDSSIVTGKKAKGAWTVGYASCVIDQEKGELNMLNKEQRKKLLGIARKSIEAYLKGGKKLQLNETDPVLLKEIGAFVTLHERAQLRGCIGNIIGRGPLYLTIRDMAVEAATGDPRFQPMKPDELKDVEIEISVLSPLKRITSIDEIQLGTHGVLIRRDFASGIFLPQVATETGWPKEEFLSNLCSHKAGLEPDAWKDKATEIYIFSAEVFSEKDF